The following are from one region of the Gryllotalpicola protaetiae genome:
- a CDS encoding ATP-binding protein → MKQTGVIGRVPADQSRRMPKHGAGSTSESDGSSWKLQAPELPPSKMPAWGWKHQHNLRAPLRVTPPAHRTSSKVLGGAYPFLAETGDILTGAYIGENQLSRAPFCFDPWDAYSAEAVRSHSVAIIGVKGTGKSMLAKSWSSRLARLGRKIAVPHDPNGEWVKVAEYVGGTSISVGPGKAARINLLDEGPRDPSFSNEDWNQNVLQYRRATVKTIIRRLREGGNFEPVEHTALDIALDALRDNSVVTITQVYARLADPDAKLPAEVTEAGRRLAHTLRRMVSGDLTGFFDGPSTVAFDTSAPMMVVDTSALKGVSPEAQALARLATANWIRRASRGANREARVIVHEEAAVELLNDVTGGDGLADRVEDEKVARHLGTSNWYLLHRVADLDALGDRNSALHSRALGLLADCETRISYAQHTGEIPRSREILGWNDTQADLVRKLHKGEGLWQIGQDRVAKVRNICTDHELGVFRTDALGGARH, encoded by the coding sequence ATGAAGCAGACAGGCGTCATCGGCCGCGTTCCGGCCGATCAGAGCAGACGGATGCCTAAGCACGGCGCCGGGTCGACGAGCGAGTCTGACGGCTCGAGCTGGAAGCTGCAGGCGCCAGAACTACCACCCTCGAAGATGCCCGCCTGGGGGTGGAAGCACCAGCACAACCTCCGCGCCCCGCTGCGGGTCACCCCGCCCGCACACCGCACCTCATCAAAGGTCCTCGGCGGTGCATACCCGTTCCTCGCCGAGACCGGCGACATTCTCACAGGGGCCTACATCGGCGAGAACCAGCTGTCGCGCGCCCCGTTCTGCTTCGACCCGTGGGACGCGTACTCGGCCGAGGCCGTGCGCTCGCACTCGGTCGCGATCATCGGGGTGAAGGGCACGGGCAAGTCGATGCTCGCGAAGTCCTGGTCGTCGCGGCTCGCGCGCCTCGGCCGCAAGATCGCGGTGCCTCACGACCCGAACGGCGAGTGGGTGAAGGTGGCCGAGTACGTCGGCGGCACCTCTATCAGCGTGGGACCTGGCAAGGCCGCGCGCATCAACCTGCTCGACGAGGGCCCACGCGACCCGTCGTTCTCGAACGAGGACTGGAACCAGAACGTCCTGCAGTACCGACGCGCGACCGTGAAGACGATCATCCGCCGACTGCGCGAGGGCGGGAACTTCGAACCCGTCGAGCACACCGCGCTCGACATCGCGCTCGATGCGCTGCGCGACAACTCAGTCGTGACGATCACCCAGGTGTACGCCCGTCTCGCCGACCCCGACGCCAAGCTCCCGGCTGAAGTCACAGAGGCCGGCCGCCGGCTCGCCCACACCCTGCGCCGCATGGTCTCCGGCGACCTCACGGGGTTCTTCGACGGCCCGTCAACAGTCGCCTTCGACACATCCGCCCCGATGATGGTCGTCGACACCTCTGCCCTGAAGGGCGTATCGCCCGAAGCGCAGGCACTCGCCCGCCTCGCCACCGCGAACTGGATCCGCCGCGCGAGCCGCGGCGCGAACCGCGAGGCGCGCGTCATCGTGCATGAGGAAGCCGCCGTCGAACTGCTCAACGACGTCACCGGCGGCGACGGCTTGGCCGACCGCGTCGAGGACGAGAAGGTGGCCCGCCACCTCGGCACGAGCAACTGGTACCTGCTGCACCGCGTCGCCGACCTCGACGCGCTCGGCGACCGCAATAGCGCCTTGCACTCGCGCGCTCTCGGCCTGCTCGCCGACTGCGAGACGCGCATCTCTTATGCGCAGCACACGGGCGAGATCCCCAGATCCCGCGAGATTCTGGGCTGGAACGACACCCAGGCCGACCTCGTCCGCAAGCTCCACAAGGGCGAGGGCCTGTGGCAGATCGGGCAGGACCGCGTCGCCAAGGTGCGCAACATCTGCACCGACCACGAGCTCGGCGTCTTCCGCACCGACGCGCTCGGCGGCGCACGGCACTGA